In Astatotilapia calliptera chromosome 20, fAstCal1.2, whole genome shotgun sequence, one genomic interval encodes:
- the selenok gene encoding selenoprotein K isoform X1 gives MVYVSNGQVLDSRAQSPWRLSLLVDLFWGAVEFIGLFFKTMFHPDMSKNGSSVSSRFTDGRGPPGPPGGRRRMGRINHGAGPSPPPMGGGGUGR, from the exons ATGGTGTACGTGTCCAACG GCCAGGTCCTGGATAGCAGGGCACAGTCTCCATGGCGCCTGTCTTTACTGGTTGATCTTTTCTGGGGAGCAGTGGAGTTTATTGGCCTCTT tTTCAAAACCATGTTTCACCCCGACATGTCAAAGAATGGAAGCTCTGTTTCATCACGCTTCACTGACGGCAGAGG TCCTCCAGGTCCACCTGGTGGCAGAAGGAGGATGGGAAGAATAAACCATGGTGCAGGGCCCAGTCCTCCACCAATGggtggaggaggatgaggaaggtGA
- the selenok gene encoding selenoprotein K isoform X2: MVYVSNGQVLDSRAQSPWRLSLLVDLFWGAVEFIGLFFKTMFHPDMSKNGSSVSSRFTDGRGPPGPPGGRRRMGRINHGAGPSPPPMGGGG; the protein is encoded by the exons ATGGTGTACGTGTCCAACG GCCAGGTCCTGGATAGCAGGGCACAGTCTCCATGGCGCCTGTCTTTACTGGTTGATCTTTTCTGGGGAGCAGTGGAGTTTATTGGCCTCTT tTTCAAAACCATGTTTCACCCCGACATGTCAAAGAATGGAAGCTCTGTTTCATCACGCTTCACTGACGGCAGAGG TCCTCCAGGTCCACCTGGTGGCAGAAGGAGGATGGGAAGAATAAACCATGGTGCAGGGCCCAGTCCTCCACCAATGggtggaggaggatga
- the actr8 gene encoding actin-related protein 8 has protein sequence MTQAEKEQDNGKDKEKEREREKEKEQQRGVKRPIAPPAIPEPPQEQIQSNFVVVIHTGSRTLRIGRATDTLPVTVPHVIARRHKQSGQPCYEDAWLLREGLNKPESNEQRQNGLKMVDQAIWSKKMSNGVRRTPVSADQARAYNCQIRPAVLDSSSRVKWTNTTHHPPYLVGEEALYVNPTDCYNIHWPVVRGQLNVHAGPGGSLTAVLADLETIWSHVIQKHLEIPLKDLKYYRCILLVPDIYNRQHIKEVVNMLLLNIGFSAIIVHQESVCATFGSGLSSACVVDVGDQKTSICCVEDGVSHRNSRLCLAYGGSDVTRTFFWLLQRAGFPYRDCQLSNRLDCQLLQHLKETFCHLDQDISGLQDHEFQTRFPEAPALLYQVRLGDEKLQAPMGLFYPTTFGIVGQKMSSLQFRSQGDSEDPHDEHYLLATQSKQDQSSKSAADRKAISRPSGCLEGEMSSQGGTGDLSDLPRSCGSGGGGGGMQGETELGAAHGESLMGAGEVEEPVSAHLSRKTAIMSQFESKALGLDKAVLHSIDCCASDETKRKMYSSILVVGGGLMFHGVQEFLLHRIINKMPPSFRRLVDNVEVVTRPKDMDPRLISWKGGAVLACLDTTQEMWIHQREWHRFGVRMLRERAAFVW, from the exons ATGACCCAGGCGGAGAAAGAGCAGGATAACGGGAAGGACAAAGAAAaggagcgagagagggagaaagagaaggagcAGCAGCGCGGGGTGAAAAGACCCATCGCTCCTCCGGCGATACCAGAGCCTCCTCAAGAG CAAATACAGAGCAATTTTGTAGttgtcatccacactggatcGAGGACGCTCCGTATTGGCCGAGCAACGGACACCCTTCCAGTGACGGTCCCACATGTAATAGCACGCAGGCACAAGCAAAGTGGCCAGCCCTGCTATGAAGATGCATGGCTGTTGAGAGAAGGTCTAAAT AAACCAGAAAGCAACGAGCAGAGGCAGAATGGCCTTAAAATGGTTGATCAGGCTATATGGTCCAAGAAGATGTCAAACGGAGTGCGGAGGACTCCTGTGTCTGCTGATCAG gcCAGAGCGTATAACTGTCAGATCCGTCCTGCGGTGCTAGACAGCAGCTCCAGAGTGAAGTGGACAAACACAACCCACCATCCTCCTTATTTGGTTGGAGAGGAG GCTCTTTATGTGAATCCAACAGACTGTTACAACATCCACTGGCCTGTAGTCAGAGGTCAGCTCAATGTGCATGCTGGTCCTGGAGGCTCACTGACTGCTGTCCTGGCTGACCTCGAGACAATTTGGAGTCATGTGATTCAGAAGCATCTGGAGATCCCTCTCAAAGATTTAAAG TATTACAGATGTATCCTGTTGGTCCCTGACATCTACAACAGACAGCACATCAAAGAGGTTGTGAACATGCTGCTGCTCAATATAGGGTTCTCAG CTATCATTGTGCACCAGGAGTCGGTGTGTGCTACTTTTGGCAGTGGGTTGAGTAGCGCTTGTGTCGTGGATGTAGGCGACCAGAAGACCAGTATCTGTTGTGTGGAGGACGGAGTGTCACATCGAAACTCCAG GTTGTGTTTAGCATACGGTGGCTCAGATGTGACCCGCACTTTCTTCTGGCTCCTGCAGAGGGCAGGATTTCCCTACAGAGATTGTCAACTGTCTAACAGACTAGACTGTCAGCTCCTGCAGCATCTGAAAGAGACCTTCTGCCATCTAGATCAA GACATATCAGGGCTACAAGATCATGAATTTCAGACACGTTTTCCAGAGGCCCCGGCTCTTCTGTACCAGGTTCGACTTGGGGATGAGAAACTACAG GCACCCATGGGCCTTTTTTACCCGACGACGTTTGGGATTGTAGGTCAGAAGATGTCATCGCTTCAGTTCCGTTCCCAAGGCGACTCAGAGGACCCTCATGATGAACACTACCTCCTTGCTACACAGAGCAAACAGGACcag TCCTCCaaatcagctgcagacaggaaagctATTTCCAGACCAAGTGGATGTTTGGAAGGGGAGATGAGCAGTCAGGGAGGGACTGGGGACCTGTCAGATCTACCCAGGAGCTGTGggagtggtggaggaggaggagggatgcAGGGGGAAACAGAGCTTGGGGCTGCCCATGGAGAGTCCCTGATGGGAGCAGGAGAGGTGGAAGAGCCTGTGTCTGCCCATCTGTCCAGGAAGACGGCCATCATGAGCCAATTTGAGAGCAAAGCATTGGGATTAGATAAGGCAGTCCTGCATAGCATCGACTGCTGTG catcagatgaaaccaaacgAAAGATGTACAGCTCCATCCTGGTTGTGGGAGGGGGGCTCATGTTTCATGGAGTTCAGGAATTCCTTCTTCACCGCATCATCAACAAGATGCCACCGTCCTTCAGAAGGCTGGTAGACAATGTGGAAGTTGTCACACGTCCAAAG GACATGGATCCTCGGCTGATCTCATGGAAAGGTGGAGCAGTGCTGGCATGTTTGGACACCACGCAAGAAATGTGGATCCACCAGAGGGAATGGCACCGCTTTGGTGTCCGAATGCTCCGTGAAAGAGCTGCCTTTGTGTGGTGA
- the il17rb gene encoding uncharacterized protein il17rb, with product RNSERQHYSAPVTSHNIEVKCEEYHGFPPGHETLVPSLVAGLKLKMVPVGERVMLNISWAISIDASTKYLTATRIRTERQDYHCNYNPSLASASLDQLEKIWFHYAVNPTYGYNEIQVANLPFPPPVDGNLVYVTECIYIPKTPKTTVTPTSPYVTTVKVTTGLTTPAPRVRFAIIFTGGVVILIILSSFCIMYKNRTVKAGQLLDYQNIPVVPPHVLLVYPAVNSAFQRAVVALAEFLQLHGGCKVAIDIWQQEKIAQKGPMRWLAEEAKSANQVLIVSPQPSHCPPDPSMSESSIPAAAHDLYPLILNMVASNAKNPSELSKFWVVQLGEQKDKSSCMLPLELRVCKTFCLMKDLKKLYKGLHTCEQIDKKIISLICKRGVSYSENSTLTLRESVETLRGHQVNISKEVTIKFCDHHNLNISHDNVLTA from the exons CGGAATTCAGAGCGTCAGCACTACAGTGCTCCT GTGACATCACATAACATT GAGGTGAAATGTGAAGAATATCATG GTTTTCCCCCAGGACACGAGACCTTGGTTCCATCTCTAGTGGCAGGCTTGAAATTGAAGATGGTGCCAGTAGGCGAAAGAGTCATGCTCAACATAAGCTGGGCGATCAGCATTGATG cTAGTACTAAATATTTGACAGCCACTCGCATCAGAACTGAAAGACAAGACTACCATTGTAATTACAACCCATCTTTGGCCAGTGCAAGCTTGGATCAATTAGAAAAG ATATGGTTTCATTATGCTGTAAATCCCACCTATGGCTACAATGAAATACAAGTTGCAAATCTCCCTTTCCCTCCACCGGTGGATGGCAATTTAGTTTATGTGACGGAATGTATTTATATTCCTAAAACACCAAAAA cAACGGTTACACCAACTTCTCCTTATGTAACTACAG TTAAGGTCACTACTGGGCTAACTACTCCAG CTCCGAGAGTAAGATTTGCCATCATCTTTACCGGAGGAGTGGTCATCCTCATTATCCTGAGTTCATTCTGCataatgt ATAAAAATAGGACTGTTAAAGCTGGCCAATTACTGGACTACCAGAACATTCCTGTGGTGCCTCCTCATGTGCTTTTGGTGTACCCTGCTGTAAATTCAGCATTCCAGCGTGCTGTTGTTGCACTTGCAGAGTTCCTGCAGTTGCATGGCGGCTGCAAGGTTGCAATTGACATTTGGCAGCAAGAAAAGATTGCACAGAAGGGGCCGATGCGCTGGCTGGCTGAGGAAGCTAAGTCTGCAAACCAAGTCCTTATTGTCAGTCCACAG CCCAGCCACTGTCCTCCTGACCCCAGCATGTCAGAATCCTCCATCCCAGCTGCAGCTCATGACCTTTACCCTCTGATTCTTAACATGGTGGCAAGCAACGCAAAGAACCCCAGTGAGCTGTCCAAGTTCTGGGTGGTGCAGCTGGGTGAGCAGAAGGACAAGAGTTCTTGTATGTTGCCCCTGGAACTGAGGGTCTGCAAAACTTTTTGTCTGATGAAGGATTTGAAAAAACTTTACAAGGGTCTTCACACTTGCGAGCAGATTGACAAGAAGATAATAAGTCTGATTTGTAAACGGGGTGTTTCCTACAGTGAGAACAGCACATTGACATTGAGGGAAAGTGTAGAAACACTAAGGGGGCATCAGGTTAACATTTCCAAAGAAGTCACCATTAAATTCTGTGATCACCACAATTTGAATATTAGTCATGATAATGTTTTGACTGCTTGA
- the chdh gene encoding choline dehydrogenase, mitochondrial has protein sequence MLCLTTRSLTGAQRAVTWRQGRFIRDCRCFFTSVPECRFVPKTRKMGPPSSPSSSFSSHYRCFTVSSSQWSSASSPTADQKTPSYSYVIIGAGSAGCVLANRLTEDAQESALLLEAGPKDRWLGSLRLSWKIHMPAALIYNLCDDKYNWFYHTLPQANMDNRVMYWPRGRVWGGSSSLNAMVYIRGHAEDYNRWQREGADGWDYEHCLPYFRKAQCHELGENRYRGGSGPLQVSRGKTNHPLHKAFIEAGRQAGYPFTDDMNGYQQEGVGWMDMTIYKGKRWSTASAYLRPALGRPNLKAEVRCLTTKILFDGNRAVGVEYIQNGQKKKVFAEKEVIVSGGAINSPQLLMLSGIGNADDLKQLGIPVIQHLPGVGNNLQDHLELYVQQQCTQPITLYKAQKPFHMVKIGLEWLTMFTGYGATAHMESGGFIRSRPKVAHPDIQFHFLPSQVIDHGRVTPKIEAYQVHVGPMRSTSTGWLKLKSTNPLDHPIIQPNYLTTDIDVWEFRQCVKLSREIFAQKAFDPFRGPEALPGPQVQSDADIDAFVRQKADTAYHPSCTCKMGSPSDPMAVVDSNARVLGLEKLRVIDASIMPSIVSGNLNAPTIMMAEKTADIIRGRPALVDSGVPVYQPPTLDTQR, from the exons ATGTTGTGTTTGACCACACGGAGCCTAACTGGAGCCCAAAGGGCTGTGACTTGGAGACAGGGAAGATTTATAAGGGACTGCAGGTGCTTCTTTACCAGTGTGCCCGAATGCCGCTTTGTCCCCAAGACCAGAAAGATGGGTCCCCCCTCTTCCCCCAGCTCATCCTTCTCCAGCCATTACAGATGCTTCACTGTCTCATCTTCTCAGTGGAGCTCTGCATCGTCACCTACAGCCGATCAGAAAACACCATCTTACAGTTATGTCATTATTGGAGCGGGGTCCGCTGGTTGCGTCCTCGCTAACCGCCTCACAGAAGACGCCCAGGAGTCTGCGCTGCTGCTCGAGGCTGGCCCTAAGGACAGGTGGTTAGGCAGCTTGCGACTCTCATGGAAAATCCACATGCCAGCTGCCCTGATCTACAACCTCTGCGATGACAA GTATAACTGGTTCTACCACACTTTACCTCAAGCCAACATGGACAATCGGGTAATGTACTGGCCGAGGGGCCGCGTCTGGGGAGGGTCCTCTTCACTCAATGCAATGGTGTACATCCGCGGGCACGCTGAAGATTATAACCGCTGGCAAAGAGAGGGCGCAGATGGCTGGGATTATGAGCATTGTCTGCCTTATTTTAGGAAAGCTCAGTGTCATGAGCTGGGAGAAAACAG ATACCGAGGCGGCAGCGGACCTCTTCAGGTGTCCAGAGGGAAAACCAACCATCCCCTTCATAAGGCTTTTATTGAGGCGGGGCGACAGGCAGGATATCCATTCACTGATGACATGAATGGATACCAACAGGAAGGCGTGGGCTGGATGGACATGACCATTTATAAAG GGAAGAGGTGGAGCACTGCCAGTGCTTACCTGAGACCAGCCCTGGGTCGACCCAATCTGAAGGCGGAGGTGCGATGTCTGACCACTAAAATCCTGTTTGATGGCAACCGTGCTGTGGGGGTGGAATACATTCAAaatggacaaaagaaaaag GTGTTTGCAGAAAAAGAAGTGATAGTCAGCGGAGGAGCCATCAATTCCCCTCAGCTTCTCATGCTATCTGGGATTGGAAATGCAGATGACTTGAAACAGCTCGGCATCCCTGTGATTCAACACTTACCAG gTGTCGGTAATAACCTGCAGGATCACTTGGAGCTGTATGTCCAGCAGCAGTGTACTCAGCCCATCACCCTGTACAAAGCCCAGAAACCTTTCCACATGGTCAAGATAGGCCTCGAGTGGCTCACCATGTTTACTG GTTATGGAGCAACAGCCCACATGGAAAGCGGGGGATTTATTCGTAGTCGTCCCAAAGTAGCACACCCCGACATCCAATTTCACTTTCTGCCCTCACAAGTCATTGACCACGGACGAGTCACCCCCAAAATAGAGGCTTACCAG GTTCATGTTGGACCAATGAGGAGCACCAGTACAGGCTGGCTGAAGCTGAAGAGCACCAACCCCCTGGACCACCCAATCATTCAGCCAAACTATCTCACCACAG atATTGACGTGTGGGAGTTCAGGCAGTGTGTCAAACTCTCCAGAGAGATTTTCGCCCAGAAGGCCTTTGACCCCTTTCGTGGTCCTGAAGCCCTGCCTGGTCCTCAGGTCCAATCCGACGCAGACATTGATGCTTTTGTCCGCCAAAAGGCAGACACTGCCTACCATCCATCCTGCACATGCAAGATGGGCTCGCCCTCTGACCCGATGGCGGTGGTTGACTCAAACGCACGCGTTCTGGGCCTGGAGAAGCTTCGTGTGATCGACGCCTCGATCATGCCCAGCATTGTCAGTGGAAACCTGAATGCTCCAACCATCATGATGGCAGAGAAGACTGCTGATATTATCAGAGGTCGCCCTGCACTCGTTGACTCGGGGGTTCCTGTGTACCAGCCTCCAACACTTGACACACAGAGATAA